The following nucleotide sequence is from Mycobacterium sp. Z3061.
CACGTCTTCGGCGGCCTCGGGGAAGCTGAACCCGTTGGCTCCGCCGGCCCAGGCCACCAACCCCGCCGACCCGGCCGCCCAAGCAGCGGCGGTCAGCCAGGCCGTACAGCAATCTGGACTGAACAACCTGATCGGCGACATCCCCAACGCGGTGGGTGGCCTGGCCTCTCCGGCGGGGGCAGATGCCGCGGCTCTGGACTCGGTCACACAGAGCATCACCGATCTGCTGGCCGTCCCGTTCGTGCAGAACACCATCAACGGTGCCGTCAACACCGCCGGATGGTTCACCACTGCCGGGATCACCACGGCGGTGTTCCTGCAGCACACCCTGAACACCCTGCCCGCCGCTGGGTCCGCCGCCGGGATCGGTTCGGCAGGCGCCGCCGCGGTAGCGAATGCGGTGACCCCGATCGGCGCGGGAACCGCTCCGCTGCTGGGCGCCGCGTCCTCGGTCGGTGGGCTCTCGGTACCGGCAAGCTGGTCCACCGCCGCGCCTGCCGTCACCGCCGGCGCGACCGCCGCCGAGGGCAGTGGTTGGGCGATGCCCGAGGAAACGGGTTTTGTGGCAGGTGTTCCCGGTGCGCCCGGGGTAGCGGTAGGGGGCAAAGGCGGGGGTGGCGTCGCCGGGCCGCGCTACGGGTTCAGACCGGTGGTCATGCCCAGGCACGTGGTCGTCTGATCATTGGAATTCCCTATGAGAACGATGAGTTCACCCACAGCGGTTATGTTCACCGCGGTTTAAACTTCCCGGAACAGGTTGCCGACGAGGACCGGGGGTCGTCGGACGCTCAACGGATTTACACCGAAACAGGATTTGCTGTTGGATTTTGGAGCCCTTCCGCCCGAGGTCAACTCGGCCTGCATATACGCTGGCGCGGGTCCGGCGCCGATGTTGGCCGCCGCGGCAGCGTGGAGCGGTATTTCCGATGAATTGCGCACCGCTGCATCTTCTTTCGCATCCGTCGTGCAACGCCTCAGTGCCGAGGCGTGGATCGGCTCCGCGTCGCTGTCGATGGTGGCCGCCGCCCGCCCCTTCGTGGACTGGCTGACCTACACGGCGGAATCGTCGGCGCGCGCGGCGACGCAGGCCATGTCATCGGTGGCCGCTTACGAGACGGCCTTTGCCATGATGGTTCCCCCTGCCGAGGTGGCGGCCAACCGGGCTGAGCTGGCCGCGCTGACCGCAACGAACACTTTCGGGCAGAACACCCCGGCCATTGCGGTGCTCGAGGCGCGTTACAGCGAAATGTGGGCTCGTGACGCGGCCGCTATGTACGGCTATGCGGCTTCCTCCGCCGCGGCGGCACGACTGGATCCGCTGACGAGCCCGTCTGCGACCACCAGCGCGGCCGGACTTGCAAACATGCAGCAGGCGGGCCTCGTCAGCCTGATCACGCAGGGCCCCGCGGCTGTCCAGAGTCTCGCCGCCCCGGAGGCCGTGGAGGACACCGGCTCGACGT
It contains:
- a CDS encoding PPE family protein is translated as MDFGALPPEINSMRMYTGAGPAPMMAAAAAWNGLAVELSTTADSFESVVAALTTEQWMGPASLSMAAAAQPFLAWLSYTADATALAGAQAVASAAAFEAAYAMTVPPGEVVANRALLAMLVATNVLGQNTPAIAAAETHYGEMWAQDALAMYGYATSSAASGKLNPLAPPAQATNPADPAAQAAAVSQAVQQSGLNNLIGDIPNAVGGLASPAGADAAALDSVTQSITDLLAVPFVQNTINGAVNTAGWFTTAGITTAVFLQHTLNTLPAAGSAAGIGSAGAAAVANAVTPIGAGTAPLLGAASSVGGLSVPASWSTAAPAVTAGATAAEGSGWAMPEETGFVAGVPGAPGVAVGGKGGGGVAGPRYGFRPVVMPRHVVV
- a CDS encoding PPE family protein; amino-acid sequence: MDFGALPPEVNSACIYAGAGPAPMLAAAAAWSGISDELRTAASSFASVVQRLSAEAWIGSASLSMVAAARPFVDWLTYTAESSARAATQAMSSVAAYETAFAMMVPPAEVAANRAELAALTATNTFGQNTPAIAVLEARYSEMWARDAAAMYGYAASSAAAARLDPLTSPSATTSAAGLANMQQAGLVSLITQGPAAVQSLAAPEAVEDTGSTLLDLFVEFDQAELWWADEFDHNRATYYDYSIGQIGTNSGDDDAEEIAGPVAKRAAMAHPVRPTPTAAGLGRAHTVGQLSVPASWSDSEPVRTARAVVDGTYWAVPEHDESGVAVPLAPGMVATAGGAGAPGPRYGVKPIVMPRQRVV